The Thermoleophilum album genome includes a window with the following:
- the der gene encoding ribosome biogenesis GTPase Der — translation MSLVVDERTPLSAPLRAEPVRAEQAPNSGAPALARVAVVGFPNVGKSTLVNRLAGVREAVVDAQPGVTRDRKELPAEWRGRRFLLVDTGGVDERDEGEIQRQVRAQVARALEQADLVLLVCDARAGLRPGDVEAARAVSRSGRPALVVANKVDDPRQLGLAQEFWALGLGEPLAVSAAHGLGTGDLLDQVVELLERSVGDRERDQAGNVGESAAATPPAEDLRRVALIGRPNVGKSSLLNRLVGEERVIVTPIAGTTRDPIDSEVEFEGRRFVLVDTAGIRRRGRIDEPVEWYARLRAERAAQRADVAIVVADAREGVTADDLRIAELAMRSHCATVIALNKWDVATCDLEEVKARVASRLRQRPPVVPVSALTGRGLKRLVALALELAERVHERLPTPALNRLLSETLALRQPPAVRGKRLRAYYFTQYATAPPRFALQVSDKGLVARDWILFLENRLRERFGLEGVPLVIDLRERGERSAAAERGRRRVS, via the coding sequence GTGTCGCTAGTGGTTGACGAGCGAACGCCACTGTCGGCGCCGCTTCGCGCCGAGCCGGTGCGCGCTGAGCAAGCGCCCAACAGCGGCGCGCCGGCGCTCGCCCGCGTTGCCGTCGTCGGCTTCCCGAACGTCGGCAAATCGACGCTCGTCAACCGCCTCGCCGGGGTGCGCGAAGCGGTCGTCGATGCCCAGCCCGGGGTTACGCGCGACCGCAAGGAGCTGCCAGCAGAGTGGCGGGGCCGTCGCTTCCTGCTGGTCGACACCGGTGGCGTCGACGAGCGCGACGAGGGCGAGATCCAGCGGCAGGTGCGTGCCCAGGTGGCGCGGGCGCTCGAACAGGCCGACTTGGTGCTGCTCGTGTGCGACGCGCGCGCCGGCCTGCGGCCGGGCGACGTGGAAGCCGCGCGCGCCGTCTCCCGCTCCGGGCGGCCAGCGTTGGTCGTCGCCAACAAGGTCGACGACCCGCGGCAGCTCGGTCTCGCTCAAGAGTTCTGGGCGCTCGGGCTCGGCGAACCGCTGGCTGTCTCGGCCGCCCACGGGCTCGGCACCGGCGACCTCCTCGACCAGGTCGTCGAGCTGCTGGAGCGCAGCGTGGGGGATCGCGAGCGCGACCAGGCGGGGAACGTCGGTGAGTCGGCGGCCGCAACGCCGCCGGCGGAGGACCTGCGCCGTGTCGCTTTGATCGGGCGCCCGAACGTCGGCAAGTCGTCGTTACTCAACCGCCTGGTCGGTGAAGAGCGGGTGATCGTCACACCGATCGCGGGAACCACCCGCGATCCGATCGACAGCGAAGTCGAGTTCGAAGGGCGACGCTTTGTTCTCGTCGATACCGCGGGCATCCGGCGCCGCGGGCGAATCGACGAGCCGGTGGAGTGGTACGCACGCTTGCGCGCCGAACGCGCCGCTCAGCGAGCCGACGTCGCGATCGTCGTCGCGGACGCGCGGGAGGGCGTCACTGCCGACGATCTACGGATCGCCGAGCTCGCCATGCGCTCCCACTGTGCGACCGTGATCGCGCTCAACAAGTGGGATGTCGCGACCTGCGACCTTGAGGAGGTGAAGGCCCGCGTGGCGAGCCGCTTGCGTCAGCGCCCGCCGGTCGTGCCCGTCTCGGCGCTCACCGGGCGTGGGCTCAAGCGCCTGGTGGCGCTAGCCCTGGAGCTCGCAGAGCGCGTGCACGAGCGCTTGCCGACGCCGGCTCTCAATCGCCTGTTGAGCGAGACCTTGGCGCTGCGGCAGCCCCCGGCGGTGCGCGGCAAGCGGCTGCGCGCCTACTACTTCACGCAGTACGCGACCGCGCCGCCACGCTTTGCGCTCCAGGTCTCGGACAAGGGGCTGGTAGCGCGCGACTGGATCTTGTTCCTGGAGAATCGCCTGCGCGAGCGCTTCGGCCTCGAGGGCGTACCGCTGGTGATCGACTTGCGCGAACGCGGCGAGCGCAGCGCAGCCGCCGAACGCGGCCGCCGCCGGGTATCTTGA
- the aroF gene encoding 3-deoxy-7-phosphoheptulonate synthase, whose product MMIVMKEGATEAQIAEVVERVESVGARAHVSRGEFVTVIGAVGSHDDEVAGLGLEDHPAVDRVVPILRPYKLASAQFRHGEPTVVEVEGRRIGGDHFAVIAGPCTVESRETMLEAARAMRDAGAHLLRGGAYKPRTSPYSFQGLGEAGLALLREAKEETGLPIVTEVMDVRDVERVVEVADVVQLGARNMQNYNLLTEVGRAGKPVLLKRGLAATLDELLMAAEYVLKEGNPNVILCERGIRTFESSYRFTLDIMAVPVLKELTHLPVIVDPSHAAGRRSLVEPLSLAAAAAGADGLIVEVHPNPDAAVCDGPQQLRAETFAEYLKRVEQAAELAGKVIQAGV is encoded by the coding sequence ATGATGATCGTGATGAAAGAGGGGGCGACCGAGGCACAGATCGCCGAGGTCGTCGAGCGGGTGGAGTCGGTAGGCGCCCGCGCGCACGTCTCGCGGGGCGAGTTCGTGACCGTGATCGGCGCGGTCGGTAGTCACGACGACGAGGTCGCGGGGCTCGGCTTGGAGGATCACCCGGCTGTCGACCGCGTGGTGCCGATCCTGCGTCCCTACAAGCTTGCGTCGGCGCAGTTCCGTCACGGCGAGCCCACGGTCGTGGAGGTCGAGGGCCGGCGGATCGGGGGCGATCACTTCGCGGTGATCGCCGGTCCCTGCACGGTCGAGTCGCGCGAAACGATGCTCGAGGCGGCACGCGCGATGCGCGACGCGGGGGCTCACCTGCTGCGCGGCGGCGCCTACAAGCCGCGTACCTCGCCCTACTCCTTCCAGGGGCTCGGTGAGGCGGGCCTCGCGCTGCTTCGCGAGGCGAAGGAGGAGACAGGGCTGCCGATCGTTACCGAGGTGATGGACGTGCGCGACGTCGAACGCGTGGTCGAGGTAGCGGACGTTGTGCAGCTCGGTGCCCGCAACATGCAGAACTACAACCTGCTGACCGAGGTCGGTCGTGCGGGCAAGCCCGTACTGCTCAAGCGTGGCCTGGCGGCGACACTCGACGAGCTCCTGATGGCCGCTGAGTACGTGCTCAAGGAGGGCAACCCCAACGTCATCCTCTGCGAGCGCGGGATCCGGACCTTCGAGTCGAGCTACCGCTTCACCCTGGACATCATGGCCGTGCCGGTGCTTAAGGAGCTCACCCACCTGCCGGTGATCGTCGACCCGAGTCACGCGGCTGGACGGCGTTCGCTGGTCGAGCCACTGTCTTTGGCGGCGGCCGCAGCCGGCGCCGATGGCCTGATCGTCGAGGTCCATCCGAACCCCGATGCGGCGGTCTGCGACGGGCCGCAGCAGCTCCGCGCGGAGACGTTCGCCGAGTACCTGAAACGGGTCGAGCAGGCCGCCGAGCTCGCCGGCAAGGTGATTCAGGCGGGCGTCTAA
- the metK gene encoding methionine adenosyltransferase — protein sequence MRLSENEFLFTSESVTEGHPDKIADQISDSVLDAVMAEDPHGRVACETLVNTGLVIISGEITTDAHIDFVEIARERIREIGYTDAAFGFDCHTCSVLCAVDKQSPDIAQGVNRALEARGGEADEFDIAGAGDQGMMFGYATRETPELMPLPIQLAHTLARRLAEVRKQGVVPYLRPDGKTQVTVRYVDDRPVEIVKLLISTQHAEGKDAERDIKPDLWEHVVLPVLSERYQDMFDEAALKRSFLVNPTGKFVIGGPMGDCGLTGRKIIVDTYGGMARHGGGAFSGKDPSKVDRSAAYAARYVAKNVVAAGLADRCEVQVAYAIGVARPVSLMVETFGTERVPKARILELIDEHFDLRPMAIRKHLDLHRPIYRKTAAYGHFGREEPEFTWERTDKADLLREQAGLASASADSDQQGTRALAR from the coding sequence ATGCGTCTGAGCGAGAACGAGTTCCTGTTCACTTCTGAGTCGGTCACCGAGGGCCATCCCGACAAGATCGCCGACCAGATCTCGGATTCGGTGCTCGATGCGGTGATGGCTGAGGACCCGCACGGCCGTGTGGCCTGCGAGACCCTCGTCAACACGGGGCTCGTGATCATCTCCGGGGAGATCACGACCGATGCCCACATCGACTTCGTCGAGATCGCGCGCGAACGGATCCGCGAGATCGGCTACACCGACGCGGCCTTCGGTTTCGACTGCCACACCTGCTCGGTGCTGTGCGCGGTCGACAAGCAGTCGCCGGACATCGCTCAGGGTGTCAACCGTGCGCTCGAGGCGCGTGGTGGAGAGGCCGACGAGTTCGATATCGCCGGTGCCGGGGACCAGGGCATGATGTTCGGCTACGCCACGCGTGAGACGCCAGAGCTGATGCCGCTACCGATTCAGCTCGCCCACACCCTCGCGCGCCGGCTGGCGGAGGTCCGCAAGCAGGGGGTGGTGCCGTACCTGCGTCCCGACGGTAAGACCCAGGTCACAGTTCGCTACGTCGACGACCGACCAGTGGAGATAGTCAAGCTCCTGATCTCCACGCAGCACGCCGAAGGCAAGGACGCCGAGCGGGACATCAAGCCCGACCTTTGGGAGCACGTGGTGTTGCCGGTGCTCTCGGAGCGCTATCAGGACATGTTCGACGAGGCCGCGCTCAAGCGCTCGTTCCTCGTCAACCCCACCGGCAAGTTCGTGATCGGTGGTCCGATGGGCGACTGCGGACTGACCGGCCGCAAGATCATCGTCGACACCTACGGCGGCATGGCTCGCCACGGCGGCGGTGCGTTCTCCGGCAAAGACCCCTCAAAGGTCGACCGTTCCGCCGCTTACGCGGCTCGTTACGTAGCGAAGAACGTGGTCGCCGCCGGTCTCGCCGACCGCTGCGAAGTGCAAGTGGCCTACGCGATCGGTGTTGCCCGTCCGGTTTCCTTGATGGTCGAGACGTTCGGCACCGAGCGGGTTCCGAAGGCCCGGATCCTCGAGCTGATCGACGAGCACTTCGACCTGCGGCCGATGGCGATCCGCAAGCACCTCGACTTGCACCGCCCGATCTACCGCAAGACGGCTGCCTACGGCCACTTCGGACGCGAAGAGCCGGAGTTCACCTGGGAGCGCACCGACAAGGCCGATCTCCTGCGCGAGCAGGCCGGGCTGGCATCCGCCAGCGCCGACAGTGATCAGCAGGGCACGCGCGCTCTGGCTCGGTAG
- the rlmN gene encoding 23S rRNA (adenine(2503)-C(2))-methyltransferase RlmN yields MDLDRLAELIAELREPPYRVGQVWRWLARGASSWEQMTDLPLALRRELAERLPLSTLSLVAEARAADGTEKALFHTHEGKPVEAVLMRYRDGRRSLCLSSQSGCPLTCTFCQTGRMRFGRNLTSWEILDQALHFRRREQPTHAVFMGMGEPLLNLDAVLTACERLPELGISHRHTAISTVGWLPGIERLAREGPPVRLALSLHAPNDALRSELMPINDRYPLAEVLATCRDWWRRRKRQVFIEYLMLAGVNDRYEQALELTKLLRPREAFCVNLIPYNPTDAPYQGSSRRAIEAFRRTLEQHGLRATVRVTRGRDIAAACGQLAARTTASGETSAPQPSPVSDGGSSGSRPSARARAQIPAIAAAVARGERRGA; encoded by the coding sequence GTGGATCTTGATCGCCTGGCAGAACTGATCGCTGAGCTCCGCGAGCCGCCGTACCGGGTCGGCCAGGTGTGGCGTTGGCTGGCCCGTGGCGCGAGTAGCTGGGAGCAGATGACCGACCTGCCACTCGCGCTTCGGCGCGAGCTAGCTGAGCGCTTGCCGCTCTCGACGCTCTCGCTGGTCGCCGAGGCACGAGCGGCCGATGGCACGGAGAAGGCCCTCTTCCACACTCACGAAGGCAAGCCGGTGGAAGCAGTGCTGATGCGTTACCGCGACGGCCGTCGCTCGCTGTGCCTCTCCAGTCAGTCGGGGTGCCCGCTCACCTGCACGTTCTGCCAGACCGGCCGCATGCGCTTCGGACGCAACCTGACGAGCTGGGAGATCCTCGATCAAGCGCTGCACTTCCGCCGCCGCGAACAGCCCACGCACGCTGTCTTCATGGGCATGGGCGAGCCGCTTTTGAATCTCGACGCGGTGCTCACTGCCTGCGAGCGACTGCCGGAACTAGGTATCTCGCACCGTCACACCGCGATCTCGACGGTCGGGTGGCTGCCGGGCATCGAGCGCCTCGCGCGGGAGGGGCCGCCGGTCCGTTTGGCGCTCTCCCTGCACGCACCGAACGACGCGCTGCGCAGCGAGCTGATGCCGATCAACGACCGCTACCCGCTAGCGGAAGTGCTCGCCACCTGCCGCGATTGGTGGCGTCGCCGCAAGCGCCAGGTGTTCATCGAGTACCTGATGCTCGCCGGCGTCAACGACCGCTACGAGCAGGCGCTCGAGCTGACCAAGCTGCTGCGCCCACGCGAGGCCTTCTGCGTGAACTTGATCCCCTACAACCCAACCGACGCGCCCTACCAGGGATCGAGCCGTCGCGCGATCGAGGCCTTCCGCCGCACGCTCGAGCAGCACGGCCTGCGCGCGACCGTCCGCGTCACGCGCGGCCGCGACATTGCCGCCGCCTGCGGGCAGTTGGCGGCGCGCACGACCGCTAGCGGCGAGACGTCGGCCCCTCAGCCGTCCCCAGTTAGCGACGGCGGCAGCTCCGGCTCGAGGCCGAGCGCCCGCGCGCGGGCGCAGATCCCAGCGATCGCGGCCGCCGTCGCGCGCGGCGAGCGGCGCGGCGCGTAG
- a CDS encoding prephenate dehydrogenase/arogenate dehydrogenase family protein — protein MRIGVLGVGLIGGSIGLAARERVEGARVSGWDPDPQALERALERGAIDVAAPTVEAAVADAEACFLCAPVGALAALAERALAAAGAECVVSDVGSTKAPLAAAARDERFIGGHPIAGAETAGVEHARGDLFDGAIWYLTPMPHSSGILYERLHRLLKAFGARPVAIEAERHDRLMAALSHLPHVLANVLVGQVVAASQREGEPIPAIAPSFRDATRVAGSNSDVWVDIYLANRAAIAKELERTSAALSEVANALRAGDEAWLRDWNERARAARKELVERDLAEGPLHELAFVVPNRPGVVAQVALALGREGVNIADMTLAPAPDMRSGSITLWIAGDEPARRARRLIESLGFAVAER, from the coding sequence GTGAGGATCGGGGTTCTTGGCGTCGGCCTGATCGGAGGGTCGATCGGCCTCGCCGCGCGCGAGCGCGTGGAGGGCGCGCGGGTGTCCGGGTGGGACCCCGATCCGCAGGCGCTGGAGCGGGCCCTTGAGCGCGGCGCGATCGATGTCGCCGCGCCGACGGTGGAAGCGGCGGTGGCTGACGCCGAGGCGTGCTTTCTGTGCGCTCCGGTCGGCGCCTTGGCGGCTTTAGCCGAGCGGGCGCTCGCGGCGGCGGGCGCCGAGTGCGTGGTCAGCGACGTCGGCTCGACGAAGGCGCCGCTCGCGGCCGCCGCTCGCGACGAGCGCTTCATCGGCGGGCACCCGATCGCGGGGGCCGAGACGGCGGGGGTCGAGCATGCACGCGGCGACCTCTTCGACGGGGCGATCTGGTACTTGACGCCGATGCCCCACAGCTCCGGCATCCTCTACGAGCGCTTGCACCGCTTGCTCAAGGCGTTCGGGGCGCGTCCGGTGGCGATCGAGGCGGAGCGTCACGACCGCCTGATGGCAGCGCTCAGTCACCTCCCGCACGTGCTCGCCAACGTCTTGGTCGGGCAAGTCGTCGCGGCCAGTCAAAGGGAGGGCGAACCGATCCCCGCGATCGCTCCCAGCTTTCGCGACGCCACCCGTGTCGCCGGTTCCAACAGCGACGTCTGGGTGGATATCTACCTCGCCAACCGAGCGGCGATCGCTAAGGAGCTCGAGCGTACGAGCGCCGCCCTCAGCGAGGTGGCGAACGCCTTGCGCGCCGGCGATGAGGCATGGCTGCGCGACTGGAATGAGCGGGCACGCGCCGCCCGCAAGGAGCTCGTCGAGCGTGATCTCGCGGAGGGTCCGTTGCACGAGCTGGCCTTCGTGGTGCCGAACCGTCCCGGCGTCGTCGCCCAGGTGGCGCTCGCGCTCGGCCGAGAGGGTGTCAACATCGCCGATATGACCCTCGCGCCGGCTCCCGACATGCGCTCCGGCTCGATCACCCTGTGGATCGCCGGTGACGAGCCTGCGCGGCGGGCGCGACGACTGATCGAGAGCCTCGGCTTCGCGGTCGCCGAGCGGTGA
- a CDS encoding pseudouridine synthase, with amino-acid sequence MRLAKYLAHCGVASRRASEELVRAGRVTIAGEVVRDPARAVTDGEEVRVDGRLVRPEPLEVWALNKPPGVLSTVRDTHGRKTVVELVPSRRRLYPVGRLDADSTGLLLLTNDGELAELVMHPRYGVERVYHVRVEPPRFGQRLVERLQRGVELEDGPARALRARAIGRGRLEITMGEGRKREVRRMLDALGYRVVELERVRIGPLTLQSLGLAPGESRRLGTREIDALRRAALRPRRRAGR; translated from the coding sequence GTGCGACTCGCGAAGTACCTGGCGCATTGCGGGGTTGCGTCGCGGCGGGCGAGCGAGGAGCTCGTACGAGCGGGCCGCGTAACGATCGCCGGCGAGGTCGTGCGCGACCCGGCGCGCGCGGTCACGGACGGGGAGGAGGTGCGCGTCGATGGGCGCCTCGTGCGACCCGAGCCGCTCGAGGTGTGGGCGCTCAACAAACCGCCTGGGGTGCTTTCCACGGTGCGCGACACCCACGGTCGCAAGACCGTGGTCGAGCTCGTGCCCTCGCGCAGGCGGCTGTACCCGGTCGGGCGCCTCGACGCTGACTCGACGGGCTTGTTGCTCTTGACCAACGACGGCGAGCTCGCCGAACTCGTGATGCACCCGCGCTACGGGGTCGAGCGCGTCTATCACGTCCGCGTCGAGCCGCCGAGGTTCGGGCAGCGGCTGGTTGAACGCCTGCAGCGGGGTGTCGAGCTTGAAGACGGCCCCGCCCGAGCGCTGCGCGCTCGGGCGATCGGCCGCGGCAGGCTCGAGATCACGATGGGGGAGGGCCGCAAACGCGAGGTGCGGCGAATGTTGGACGCGCTCGGCTACCGCGTGGTCGAGCTCGAACGCGTGCGCATAGGGCCGCTCACGTTGCAGAGCCTCGGTCTCGCTCCCGGCGAGTCGCGCCGTCTCGGCACCCGTGAGATCGACGCGCTGCGCCGTGCAGCGCTGCGCCCCCGCAGGCGCGCGGGGCGTTGA
- the cmk gene encoding (d)CMP kinase, translating to MVVAIDGPAGAGKSTVARELARKLGFRYLDTGAMYRAAALAAERAAGRTPAQAAREATIELTDDRVLLNGEDVTELLRRPETAEAASRIATDPELRAVLVEKQRQLLAQGDWVAEGRDVGTVVAPGADVKVFLVADALERARRRAFELGRDVDAVLREQELRDRRDAERPHSPLRAADGAVVIDTTALSIGEVVERIAALVERARLARSATRKDGGVASG from the coding sequence ATGGTCGTTGCAATCGACGGTCCCGCCGGTGCCGGCAAGAGCACGGTCGCGCGCGAGCTCGCGCGCAAGCTTGGCTTCCGTTATCTCGACACCGGTGCGATGTATCGGGCGGCCGCACTCGCTGCCGAACGCGCGGCTGGACGCACGCCTGCGCAAGCCGCGCGCGAGGCGACCATCGAGCTGACCGATGACCGCGTCCTCCTGAACGGGGAGGACGTGACGGAGCTTTTGCGTCGACCCGAGACCGCTGAGGCGGCCTCGCGGATCGCCACCGATCCCGAGCTGCGGGCGGTGCTGGTGGAGAAGCAGCGACAACTGCTGGCGCAAGGCGACTGGGTGGCCGAGGGCCGCGACGTCGGCACCGTTGTCGCCCCGGGTGCGGATGTCAAGGTCTTTCTCGTAGCCGACGCGTTGGAGCGAGCACGGCGCCGCGCATTCGAGCTCGGACGCGACGTCGACGCGGTCTTGCGCGAACAGGAGCTGCGCGACCGCCGCGATGCCGAGCGCCCGCATTCGCCGCTGCGCGCCGCCGACGGCGCGGTCGTGATCGACACCACCGCGCTCTCGATCGGCGAGGTGGTCGAGCGGATCGCTGCGCTCGTCGAGCGCGCGCGCCTCGCTCGCTCGGCGACCCGTAAAGACGGAGGTGTCGCTAGTGGTTGA
- the aroH gene encoding chorismate mutase — MRLRALRGATTATENSAEAILEATEELLRELMERNRLTPEDLVSCIFTSTPDLDAEFPAVAARRLGLDRVPLLCAQEIDVPGALPRTVRVLVHCYQPVEVQPQHVYLREAVALRRDLQAAQ; from the coding sequence GTGAGACTGCGGGCTTTGCGCGGCGCGACGACGGCGACCGAGAACAGCGCCGAGGCGATCCTCGAGGCGACTGAGGAGCTCCTGCGCGAACTGATGGAGCGCAATCGGCTGACGCCGGAAGATCTCGTGAGCTGCATCTTCACCTCGACCCCCGACCTCGACGCCGAGTTTCCGGCTGTGGCGGCTAGGCGCCTCGGCCTCGACCGCGTGCCCCTTTTGTGTGCCCAGGAAATCGACGTCCCGGGCGCCTTGCCGCGGACCGTGCGCGTGCTCGTGCACTGCTATCAACCGGTCGAGGTGCAGCCCCAGCACGTTTACCTGCGCGAAGCGGTCGCGCTGCGGCGCGACCTGCAGGCCGCCCAGTGA
- the hisC gene encoding histidinol-phosphate transaminase, whose protein sequence is MTIEFNARLESIPYYPAADAYGDGRELVLLASNETPFTPAPAVREAIVARIGSLNRYPDPEKSELRARIAARCGVDASMVTVGNGSCEILLAAAQALLEPGAEVVFAWPSFSVYPQLAALTGAREVRVSLDREQRHDLAAIAREVTAATRLVLVCNPNNPTGTALPVAAIDAFVAEVPRHVCVIVDEAYVEFSTLQDPDESIDLVRRHPNVVLLRTFSKVYGLCGLRCGYAIGPESFRVACEKVRQPFTVNALAQAAATVAIDLQEEVERRVEQTAVERLHVVEELRARGLPVADSEANFCWVGLGGRDDRLVCDELARQGVIVRAGSALGGPGHLRVTFGTRDENERFLDALDAALAAVPAADA, encoded by the coding sequence ATGACGATCGAGTTCAACGCCCGTCTCGAGAGCATCCCGTACTACCCGGCCGCCGATGCGTACGGCGACGGGCGCGAGTTGGTGTTGCTGGCTTCCAACGAGACGCCGTTCACCCCGGCGCCGGCGGTGCGCGAGGCGATCGTCGCCCGGATCGGCAGCCTCAACCGCTACCCCGACCCCGAAAAGTCCGAGCTGCGCGCGCGGATCGCAGCGCGCTGCGGCGTCGACGCGTCGATGGTGACGGTCGGCAACGGCTCCTGCGAGATTCTGTTGGCGGCCGCACAGGCACTGCTCGAGCCCGGCGCCGAGGTGGTCTTCGCTTGGCCGTCGTTCTCTGTTTATCCGCAACTGGCGGCCTTGACCGGTGCGCGTGAAGTGCGGGTTTCGCTCGACCGCGAGCAGCGTCACGACCTGGCAGCGATCGCGCGTGAGGTCACCGCGGCGACCCGTCTCGTGCTCGTCTGCAACCCCAACAACCCGACCGGAACCGCCCTGCCGGTGGCGGCGATCGACGCCTTCGTCGCGGAGGTACCGCGCCACGTGTGCGTGATCGTCGACGAGGCCTACGTCGAGTTCTCGACGCTGCAGGACCCGGACGAGTCGATCGACCTTGTGCGACGCCACCCGAACGTCGTGCTCTTGCGCACGTTCTCGAAGGTCTACGGCCTCTGCGGACTGCGCTGCGGGTACGCGATCGGGCCGGAGAGTTTCCGCGTCGCCTGCGAGAAGGTGCGCCAACCGTTCACCGTCAACGCGCTCGCCCAGGCCGCGGCGACGGTCGCAATCGACCTCCAGGAGGAGGTCGAACGGCGGGTCGAGCAAACCGCCGTTGAGCGCCTGCACGTCGTCGAGGAGCTGCGTGCGCGGGGGCTCCCGGTGGCCGACAGCGAAGCCAACTTCTGTTGGGTCGGTCTCGGCGGACGCGACGATCGGCTGGTCTGCGACGAGCTCGCGCGGCAGGGGGTGATCGTGCGCGCGGGCAGCGCTCTCGGCGGGCCCGGGCACTTGCGCGTCACGTTCGGGACCCGCGATGAGAACGAACGCTTCCTCGACGCGCTCGATGCGGCGCTGGCGGCGGTACCGGCGGCGGACGCCTGA
- a CDS encoding VOC family protein, with protein sequence MSGIDPGARIGHVHLKVADLERSIAFYRDVLGFRLRQRFGPQAAFLAANDYHHHIGLNTWESAGGSPPPPGSVGLYHFAILFPTRRALAQAVARVLAHGWPLVGASDHGVSEAVYLEDPDRNGIELYWDRPRELWPTTPDGQVAMYTRPLDLGDLLALADGGAGVPL encoded by the coding sequence ATGAGCGGGATCGATCCGGGGGCGCGGATTGGGCACGTCCATCTCAAGGTCGCCGACCTCGAGCGCTCGATCGCCTTCTACCGTGACGTCTTGGGCTTCAGGTTGAGGCAACGCTTCGGGCCGCAGGCGGCGTTCCTGGCGGCCAACGACTACCACCACCACATCGGGCTCAACACCTGGGAGAGCGCAGGGGGCAGCCCGCCGCCCCCCGGGTCTGTGGGTCTCTATCACTTCGCGATCCTCTTCCCGACCCGTCGGGCGCTGGCGCAAGCCGTAGCGCGCGTGCTCGCGCACGGTTGGCCGCTGGTTGGCGCTTCCGATCACGGCGTGAGTGAGGCGGTGTACCTGGAGGATCCCGACCGCAACGGCATCGAGCTGTACTGGGACCGGCCGCGCGAGCTGTGGCCGACCACCCCGGACGGTCAGGTCGCGATGTACACGCGCCCGCTCGATCTCGGCGATCTGTTGGCGCTGGCCGACGGCGGCGCCGGGGTGCCGCTCTGA
- the aroA gene encoding 3-phosphoshikimate 1-carboxyvinyltransferase, with the protein MGERRFEPVGPLRGEYLPPADKSISHRAALLAAMADEPVVIRNYLDAADTRSTLTALERLGAGIERRGDELVVRGVGLRGALETTGGLLDVGNSGTLMRMLPGWLAGQAGRRWTIDGDASIRRRPVDRIAEPLGRMGAQIAAREGRYPPFTVTGAQLRGIEYDLPVASAQVKSCVLLAGLLAEGVTEVSEPVPSRDHTERLLVRAGVPFERRGRRLRVCPVDALELEPIAVPGDPSSAAFVIAAALLVPGSRIVVRGVGLNWTRCGFLAIAERMGAVIVGSREPEGSFAPEEPVGELDVAAAPLEGTTVAPEEVPLAIDELPLVALLGAFADGDTVVRGAEELRIKESDRISAVCENLRALGAEIEELPDGFVVHGTGAPLRGGVVDARGDHRLAMLGAIAGLASQAGVVVRGIDAAAVSYPGFVDDLARLTAASA; encoded by the coding sequence GTGGGCGAGCGACGGTTCGAACCGGTGGGTCCGCTGCGCGGCGAGTACCTGCCACCCGCCGACAAGTCGATCTCCCATCGCGCCGCGCTACTGGCCGCGATGGCGGACGAGCCGGTGGTGATCCGTAACTACCTCGACGCTGCCGACACGCGCTCGACCCTCACGGCGCTCGAGCGGCTCGGTGCCGGCATCGAGCGGCGCGGCGACGAGCTCGTCGTGCGTGGCGTCGGGTTGCGGGGGGCGCTGGAAACGACCGGCGGACTGCTCGACGTCGGCAACTCCGGGACCTTGATGCGCATGCTTCCCGGCTGGCTTGCCGGTCAGGCGGGGCGCCGCTGGACGATCGACGGCGACGCTTCGATTCGTCGACGCCCGGTTGACCGCATCGCCGAGCCGCTTGGGCGGATGGGCGCCCAGATCGCAGCGCGCGAAGGGCGCTACCCGCCTTTCACGGTAACCGGCGCGCAGCTCCGTGGCATCGAGTACGACCTGCCGGTCGCGAGCGCACAGGTCAAATCGTGCGTGTTGCTCGCCGGGCTTTTGGCCGAGGGGGTGACGGAGGTCAGCGAGCCGGTACCGAGTCGCGACCACACCGAGCGTTTGCTGGTGCGCGCCGGCGTGCCCTTTGAGCGTCGCGGTCGACGGCTGCGCGTGTGTCCGGTGGACGCGCTCGAGCTCGAACCGATCGCGGTTCCTGGCGATCCCTCTTCCGCCGCCTTCGTGATCGCCGCCGCGTTGCTGGTCCCAGGGTCCAGGATCGTCGTGCGGGGCGTCGGCCTGAACTGGACGCGCTGCGGTTTCCTCGCGATCGCCGAGCGGATGGGCGCCGTGATCGTCGGTTCCCGCGAGCCGGAAGGCTCCTTCGCACCGGAGGAGCCGGTCGGCGAGTTGGACGTCGCCGCCGCGCCGCTCGAGGGCACGACGGTGGCGCCCGAGGAGGTGCCGTTGGCGATCGACGAGCTGCCGCTGGTCGCGTTGCTGGGCGCTTTCGCCGACGGTGACACGGTTGTGCGGGGGGCGGAGGAACTGCGGATCAAGGAGTCCGATCGGATCAGTGCGGTCTGCGAGAACCTGCGCGCGCTCGGCGCGGAGATCGAGGAACTGCCCGACGGGTTCGTCGTTCACGGCACCGGAGCGCCGCTGCGCGGCGGTGTCGTCGACGCGCGCGGCGACCATCGCTTGGCGATGCTCGGCGCGATCGCCGGGCTCGCTTCGCAAGCTGGCGTCGTGGTGCGCGGGATCGACGCGGCTGCCGTGTCCTATCCGGGGTTCGTCGACGACCTCGCGCGCCTCACCGCAGCGTCCGCCTAG